The nucleotide sequence TGCTGATGTAAACCGAACGGAGGTTCGTGAACTCATCCGGATTCGCGACGTTCCCGAAGGTGACGTTGTCGAACGGCTTGAAGGCCACGAGCGTGGAACCTTCGAGGAAATTCGTGTCATCCGCGAAGTTGCTCCAGATCTGGTTGTATGAGCCATCCCAGGCGAGGTTGCGTGGCGCCGCCGTGGGAGGACCCACCCGGACGGTTCCCGCACCGGAGAAATAGGTGTCGTCCTGGTTTTCAAAAGGAGCGGAAGAGGAACTGGAGCCGTAAACTCCGTTCGGTTTGACGACCCCGCCGAGTGTCAGGGTGCCGATGGCGTCTTCGATCCCGTGGGCGAGGTCCAGCTTCGCCACGTCCCCACCGGCGATGCTGACATTCGCGGTGTCCGGGAGCGTGCCATTGGTAAAAGTGAGGGTGCCTTCCGTGACCACCGTGTCTCCGGTGTAGGTAAGCGAGTTGCTGCCGAGGGAGAGATAGCCGGGACCTAGTTTGGTCAGTCCGCCGCTGCCGGAGAGCGCGTTGGAGATGGCGATATAGTTTTCACCGGTGTCGAATTTCAATCCTCCCGAGACGAGATCCACGTAGGTGCCGAGGAAAAAGTCTCCGTTGTTGCCATGGGCTAGGGCCTTCACCGTCCCGCCGTTCGCGTGGAGGACCAGGGCGGTCGTGCCGGTGGCGAGAGAACTGGCCCCCCTGCGGATGGAGCCGGTCGCGAGCGTGCCGCCGTTCAGATTGATGACTCCGTTCGTGGCGAACGAGGCGTTCGCTCCGCCGAGGACGACGGTGGATGTGGTGATCTTCGAATTGTCCGCAAGCGTCAGGGTGCCGAGGCTGCCGGAGTTTCCGGACTGTCCGAGGACGAGGGTCGCGGCTGGTGCGTTGAATTCCGAGGTGCCGGCCAGATTGATGGTTCCTTTTCCGGTTCCTCCATTTCCCAGATAAAGGGTGGTGGCGGAACCGGCGTCAAAGGTGCCGCCGGTCATGTTGATATTGGAACTTCCCGAGGTGCTTCCGCCCATGCTCATCGAGGTGCCCGTGAAGCCGAATGTTCCTGCGGAAACCGAGATGCGGACACCGGGGGAGTTCGAACCATTGCCCCAGTTGATCGCTCCGGCGCTCACCGTGCCTCCGGTGAGGTTGTAGTTGGGAATGCGGGAAGCTCCGCCCGCATCGCCCGAGGTCCGGCCGAGCCAGAGGGTTCCCAGCGTGAGGTCTCCACCCGACTGGTTGAAGGCTCCTCCTCCGCTGCTGCCGTTCAGGGTGAGGCTGGCGAGCTGGTGGGTGTTTCCGGCGACATAATTGATGGCATAAGCTCCGTTAGCGACGACGGTGTCGCCGGTCGCGGCGGGAGCCGTCGCCGAAACATATTTCGAGGCGTCGGTGAAGTCTCCCGTGGCGTTGGTGGTCCAGACCAGATCCGCGGCGGACGAGTGGCTGGCGCATGCGAGAGTGACGGACAGGACGGCGACCACCGGAAATGCGGAGGAATCGGGCCGGGAGAAAATGGAGCGGGTAGGTTTCATGGGGTTTGAAAAAATTGGGTTATGGGAAAAATGGCCGCTTTCCGGATGTGGCTGGTTGGGTGGCAGGCACGCGGACACGCGGTCAGGACGGGCATCCTGCCATTCCTCCACGGCATACCTCTACCGCATAAAGATGTGATTTTTCGTCCTCCGGCCTCCGTGCCGGGATCAGCGGTTCTTGCCGAGATACTTGAGCACCGCGCCGTTGCGCGAATGGACGTGCAGCTTCTCGTAGATCTTCCGGACGTGGGATCGGACCGTGTCGATGCTGATGCCGAGCCGGTCGGCGATTTCCTTGTACATGGATCCCTCGGCGAGAAGCTTCAACACCCCGTGTTCCCGCTCGCTCAATGCGCCGAGCTCGTCGGAGGCCGGTTCGTGATGGAAAAATCTGACGACGCGGCGGGCGATCTGCGGTGACATCGGCGAACCACCTTCGTGCACCTGGATGATGGCGCTGACGATCTCCTCCGCGGGAGCCCGTTTCAGGAGGTAGCCGCAAGCGCCGGCCTTGAGGGCGTCGAAGATGGGAACGCCGTCCTCATAGGTGGTGAGGATGAGACAGAGCACGCCGGGGCAGGCATCCTTCAGCCGTGCCACAAGCTCGATGCCGCTCATGCCGGGAAGATTGATGTCCACCACCGCCACATCCGGAGGGTTTTTCGGCAGGCGGCGCAGGGCGTCCTCGGCGTTGTGGAACACGCCCGTGCATTCCACCCCGCGGTCGCTGACCTCGATGTATTTCCGCAGGGCCTCGGCGAACGAGGCCACGTCTTCAATCAGGACGGTACGGATCGGGGTGTTCACGATTTCGAAGGAATGAGGGGCGCGCGCATCTCGACTTCGGTGCCGCCTTCCTCACGGTCGCGAATGACGCAGACGCCGCCGATGGTTGCAAGCCGGGATCGCATGTTGGCCAGTCCATCCTTGCCGGGACCCGCGGGCGTCTCCGGCAGGCCGCGCCCGTCGTCGGCGAGACGGATCACCAGCTCGGGAGCTTCGTAGCGCAGGGTGAGTGTCACCATTCCCGCACCGGAGTGTTTGGCGATGTTCTGCAACGCCTCGCGGAAAGCCAGCGTGATCTCGTGTCTGACCTGCGCGCGGACCTCGACTTCCGGCCACTCGAATGGAGCGTCCAGACGGCAGTGGACCGCCAGCGGTATCAGGTAGCCGGTGGCCAGGCAGGGCAGATATTCGGCGACGCCCGCCAATGTGTCGTTGAGGGGATTGACCGCCCACACGACCTGGTCCAAGGCGTCCACGGTCTGCCGGGTGTTGGCGGCGAGTTCGCGCAGGCTGAGTTCCGCGGCGGCGGGCATGGGATGTTGACGGATGATGAGATCCTGCATCAGCGCCAATTGGGAAAGCCGCGCGCCCACTTCGTCGTGCATGTCGCGGGCGATCCGCCGGCGCTCCTCGACGAGGGCCGACTGATGTTGCCAGGTTGCCAGCTCCCTCGCCCGCCGCCGCCGGGCGAGGGTATGTAGGATTGCGAATGCCGTGGCGAGGCAGGCCGCCGCGCTCAAGCCATAAAAGACCGGCGTCCGCCAGAAGGGTGCCAGCACGGTGAGCGGCAGGCTCAGCATGCTGTTGTCCCACCTCCCGTCCGAGTGTCCCACCTGGGCCTCCAAGTGATAGTTACCCGGTGGCGGGCGGTGGACTTCCACATTGAGTCCCTGGATGCTCTGCCAGTCATCGTGCAGCCCGCGCAGCCGCCAGCGGATCGGCAGGTTCTCCGGTAGTCCCGCACCGGGTATGCTCAGGGCCGCCGTCATCACCGAGGTCCCCGGAGGAACGCGCGGATTGTTTTCATGGGGCATGGGACGTCCATCCACCTTGATGGAGACCAAGGACGGAGTGATGGTCTCATAGACCTCGACCTCCGCCAATTGAGGGGAGAGCGGTACCGGACTGTCGCTGGAAAGCCGCAGATACCTTCCCCGGACGGGGGCATGTCCGGCCACCTGCAGAACATCGATGGAACCCGCGCTGGGATGTGAACCGTCGGCCCGGTCCATCGCTTCCCAAACCGGTGCCGCTCCCGATTCCGCGGGTTGGTCGTAGAGCCGGACGCGCACCCTTGTCAGCCGGTCGAGCGCGTATCCATCGGCCCTGCCGCGCAGGGCAAGGTGGTCGATCGCACGGACGGATCCCAGGTCGATCCCGAAGTGAAATGCCTCGCCGTGTCCGGCCTCCGCCGGGTGATTGAAACTCCCAGGAAAACCGTCGGTCAGCACGTTCGCGGACATCCCCGCCCACAGCGGATGGGAGGAGGTCACCGGACAGCCCAGCGCGATGTTGGTGGTGCCGGGGAGCGTGGCTTCGACACGGAATTCGGTCAGGCAGAAATCGCGGTATTCATTCCATGAGACGCGGAGTTCCGGCGAGCCGGGTTTCACGAAAGGGGTGACCTCGATGAGGAACCCGGTCACCGCCTGGCGGGGGGCTGGAAAGCGCGCTTGAAAAACCGCATCCGCGATCATGTTGTCACCGCTCCCGGCGATCAGGTGACCGTTTTCCCCCTGCCGGAGTTCCGTCCCGGTGGCGGTGAAGCGTTGGGGGACCAGCCGATGCCACGTTCCCTCCAAGGAGGGTTGCGGATCGCTTGTGCAGGAGATCGTGAAATCTCCGAAATAACGTTTCGGAAGACCCGAGAGAAAGCACAGTGTCACGTCGAACGTCTCCGCGTACACAGGCGAGACCGTCCTTATCAACAGCTTGTGGGCTTCGTCGGTGCGGGGGAAAACCGACCATCCGGTGAGCCCGGCGTCCTGGCCGTCGATCACACATGGAAGGCCATCCGCCGGCCGCTCCGCATAGCTGGCTTCTACGGACCGCATGGGAATCCTGGCCGCGTAGGACGTCATCGGCGTGGCCGCCATCGCCACGCACAGGGCCAGGCGGCTTCGCCGGTTGATGGAGCGGGTCTTTTCGATGGGGGCGGGGACGCGGGTTGGGTTCCGGGCTAGTGATAGCCCCCGAAGCGGGTTTGGAAAGCCAAAGAATGTCGGACCGGCGATCCATGTTTGATTCCGGCAAGTGATAGGGCGGTTGATGAAAGGCCCGCGTCATCCCCGCCGTAAACGGCGGCTTGCGGAGCCGCGATCGCTGTGGCTGAGTGAAGCCGCAGCCCAACCACCGTAGAAGGATTTGAACCACCCGCCGATGCAGCAGACGAGCAGGCCAACGAAGACGCGTTTGGTCGTTTCCCTGATCATGGATCATTATTATCCAGAGATCCACGCGGGAGTGGTGAGGGCGGCGCGCGAGCTGGATTGGAATCTGGATGACGAGCGCTGCCGGGGCTATCACGGTTCGAGATTTCCCGAGGGCTGGCTTCCGGACGGAGTGTTGTGCAGCACGGCGACGGACCCTGCGTTGCACTGGCTTCGCGCCTGTTCCGTACCCAAGGTCCGCCTGCTGGAGGACGCGGCTCCGTTTTCCAGCAACGAGCCGCCGGACGGGATCCACACGGTGGCCTTGGATCTGACAAAGGCGGGGGAACTGGCGGCACGGCATCTGTTGTCCCTGGGGACGCCGAACATCGCTTTTTATAAATACTGCCAGCCGAGGGAGTCGGAGGCGCTGCTGCCGCAGATCCGCGCCGCGTGCCGCAAGGCCGGCCGGACGCTGACGGTGCTGGATTATCCGGGAGATCACCCCCAGCTCGCGCCCAGCTTTGTCCTGCCCAAGGTGCAACGTGAACAATGGCTGCGTGCGAAACTGGAGAAGCTGCCCCTGCCTTGTGCGCTGATGGCGGATGACGATCGTTTCGCCGTGGAGGTGATCACCGTGGCCACCGCAATGGGGCTGCGGGTCCCGGAGGACCTTGCGGTGCTGGGGTGTGAGGATCTTGCTCTGGTGCAGGGGCGCTCGGCGGTGCCGGTTTCCTCCATCGACATGAACCTGGAGCTGCTCGGTTACACGGCGGCGCAGACCCTGGACCGCATGATGCGCGGCGGGGCCGTCACCGCGCCCCGTCAGGTCATCCCGCCGAAGCGCTTGGTGGAACGCCGGTCCACCTCCACCTTCGTGTCGTCGGTGCCGGGGATATCCAAGGCGGTTCTGAAAATTCGCCGGGACTACTCGGAGCCGATCACGGTGACCTCGCTGGCCAGGGACTCCGGAATGTCGGTGCGTTCGTTGCAACGGCTGTTCCGGGTGGCGACGGGTACGACCGTGAGCGATGCCCTCATGACGCGGCGGCTGGATGCCGCTGCGAACCTGCTGCGCGAGACGAACTTCAAGCAGGAGCCGATCGCCATCGAGACCGGACTGGGAAGTTCGAAAAATCTCGGCCGGTTGTTCAAGGAGCACTACGGCATGACACCGGGCCAGTGGCGGGAGTCCCGCGCCGCGGGGATTTCCTGAATATCCACATGTGGATCGGTGGCGCATTTTGATTTTGCGCGCCAGCCCGGCAGGTTCCAATCTCGGAGCCTGACTCTCCAACAGGCGCACCCAGGTCCTGAAGGGGAGTCATACCAAGCAAATCATATGAAGCCCAAACGATTGACCCGATCCGCCGCCTGTCTGATGACGGCGACCACGCTGTTCAGCGCTTCCGCCTTCGGGCGTGAAAAGCCAGCCACCGAGAATGATCTCATCCCGCCGTCCACGCCTCTCATCTCCTGCGATCCGTATTTCAGCGTCTGGTCGCCCGGCGACAAGCTGACGGACGTGGAAACGACCCACTGGACCGGGAAAAAGCAGCCGCTCACCAGCGTGATCCGCATCGATGGCCAGGCGCACCGCGTCATGGGGGCTTCGCCGGCCGGCGTGCCCGCGCTGACCCAGAAAAGTCTCACGGTCCTGCCGACCCGTTCGATTTATACCTTCGAAGGTGCCGGGATCTCGCTGAATCTCACCTTCACCACACCCGCCCTGCCGGATGACATCGCCGTGCTTTCCCGTCCGGTGACCTATCTGACCTACGACTTCCGCGCCACCGACGGCAAGGAACACGATGTTTCGGTTTTCTTCGGTGCCGGAGCCGAGCTGGTGGTGAACAATCCCGACCAGACGGTTTCCTGGTCCGGTGACATCGTTCCCGGCCTCTCCGTGGTGAAGATGGGTTCCACCACCCAGAAGATCCTTGGTTCGAAAGGTGACGACCACCGCATCGACTGGGGATACGCCTACATCGCCGCGCCACAAGGCGCCGCCGCCGCCACCGGATTCGACCGCCCGGAAAAACTCGCCTCCAATTTCGCGGCAGGTAACACGCTTGCCAAGAATGATGGAACCGCACGTGCCGACCAGGCCGGTGTCGGTATCGAACTGAAGGCGTTGAAGGTCGGTGACAAGCCCGTTTCCACCTGGGCGATGATCGCCTATGACGACATCTACGGCATCCAGTACAACCGCAAGAACCTCCGCGCGTTCTGGCGCAAGGACGGCTGGGAAGCCAAGGACCTGCTCGCCGCCTCCGCGAAGGAATACGACGCCCTGCAGAAAAAGTGCGCCGCATTCGACGAGGAGCTGATGGGCGACATGGCGAAGATCGGCGGAGAACAATACGCGAAAATCACCGCGCTCGCCTACCGCCAGTGCTTCGCCGCCGGCAAGTTCGTCGCGGACGACAACGGCCAGCCGCTGCAGTTCAGCAAGGAGAACCATTCGAACGGCTGCATCGCCACCTCGGACATTTTCTATCCGATGGCTCCGCAGTTCCTGCTGTTCGGACCCAGCCTGGCGAAGTCTTTCCTCGCTCCGTTCATGGAGTATGCGAAGAGCGACCGTTGGAAATTCCCGTTCGCCCCGCACGACCTCGGAACCTATCCGCAAGCCAACGGCCAGGTCTATGGCGGTGGTGAGAAGACCGAGGAAAACCAGATGCCTGTCGAGGAAAGCGGAAACGTCCTCATTCTCATGGCCGCCATCGCCCAACTGGAAGGCAATGCCGACTATGCCAGCCTCTACTGGCCGCGTCTCGAACAATGGGCGGAGTATCTCAAGAAGGAAGGCTTCGACCCCGCGAACCAGCTCTGCACCGATGACTTCTCCGGCCATCTCGCGCACAACGTGAACCTGAGCGCCAAGGCCATCTGCGGTCTCGGTGCCTTTGCCACGCTCTGTGAATTGCGCGGTGAAAAGGAGAAGGCCGCTTCCTACATGGCCACCGCGAGGGAATATGCCCAGCGTTGGATCAAGGACGCGAAGGACGGCGACCATTACCGCCTCGCCTTCGACCGCCCCGGCACCTGGAGCCAGAAGTACAACCTCGTCTGGGACAAGATCCTCGGTCTGAACCTTTTCCCTGCGGACGTGTATCGCACGGAAATGGATTTCTACCTGAAGACGCAGAACACCTACGGCCTGGCACTCGACAACCGTGCGGACTATTCCAAGCTCGACTGGATCCTCTGGAGCGCCACCCTTACCGAGGATCAGAAGGACTTCCAGGCTCTTGTCACCCCGGTCTTCCGCTTCCTCAATGAGACGCCCGACCGTTCGCCGATGACGGACTGGTATCAAACCAAGACCGCGAAGAAGGTCGGTTTCACCGCCCGCCCTGTCGTGGGTGGCGTGTTCCTCAAGGCGCTCTACGACAAGCCGCTCTGGAAGAAGTATGCGGATCGTGATGTGACGAAGGCGAAGGGCTGGGCAAGCATGCCGGAATACATCGCCCCGATCATCACCAATCTCGCTCCCAGCGCGGAGGAGAATGACAGCGTGCTGTGGACCCACACCACGAAGAAGCCCGCCGAAGGTTGGGAAAAGGCGGACTTCGACGATTCCCTCTGGAACCGCAATCCCGGCGGATTCGGCACCAGCGGCACTCCGAACGCCAAGGCCCGCACGGAGTGGAAGTCCGACGATATCTGGCTGCGCCGCACCGTCACTCTTCCTGACACGCTTCCGTCCGGCATCGGTATCATCGCGCACCACGATGAGGACATCGAGGTTTACATCAACGGAGTCCTGGCTGCGGGTGCCACGGGATTCAATGAAGGCTACGAAATCATCCCGTTCACCAAGGACGGCAAGGCAGCCATCAAGCCCGGCAAGAACGTCATCGCGGTCCACTGCCACCAAACCGGCGGCGGACAATATGTGGACGTGACCATCGCCGACATCCAGCCCGGCAAGAAGAAGTAAGAAGCGTCTGAATCACCAAAGCCTGCCGGGTTTCCCGGCAGGCTTTTTTTATGGAGGGTAGCACTCCGGGCTACCCGGATCGATGGCGTTGGAATCGACGTGCCAAAGCGACGTGTCAAAGCGACGTGTCAAAGCGACGTGCCAAAGGGATGGGCCAAAGCGATGGGCCAAAGCGATGGGCCAAAGCGATAAACGACGTGCTCGTGATAACATTTATCCGACGCGCCACCATGCGGGTGGGTCACCGCGGCTTGTTCGGGTAGGCCGTAGTCCTACCCTCCGGCATCGGATTGCCATCCTGACTCCGCTTGCCTGAA is from Luteolibacter yonseiensis and encodes:
- a CDS encoding substrate-binding domain-containing protein; translated protein: MDHYYPEIHAGVVRAARELDWNLDDERCRGYHGSRFPEGWLPDGVLCSTATDPALHWLRACSVPKVRLLEDAAPFSSNEPPDGIHTVALDLTKAGELAARHLLSLGTPNIAFYKYCQPRESEALLPQIRAACRKAGRTLTVLDYPGDHPQLAPSFVLPKVQREQWLRAKLEKLPLPCALMADDDRFAVEVITVATAMGLRVPEDLAVLGCEDLALVQGRSAVPVSSIDMNLELLGYTAAQTLDRMMRGGAVTAPRQVIPPKRLVERRSTSTFVSSVPGISKAVLKIRRDYSEPITVTSLARDSGMSVRSLQRLFRVATGTTVSDALMTRRLDAAANLLRETNFKQEPIAIETGLGSSKNLGRLFKEHYGMTPGQWRESRAAGIS
- a CDS encoding response regulator, giving the protein MNTPIRTVLIEDVASFAEALRKYIEVSDRGVECTGVFHNAEDALRRLPKNPPDVAVVDINLPGMSGIELVARLKDACPGVLCLILTTYEDGVPIFDALKAGACGYLLKRAPAEEIVSAIIQVHEGGSPMSPQIARRVVRFFHHEPASDELGALSEREHGVLKLLAEGSMYKEIADRLGISIDTVRSHVRKIYEKLHVHSRNGAVLKYLGKNR
- a CDS encoding ATP-binding protein, which gives rise to MRSVEASYAERPADGLPCVIDGQDAGLTGWSVFPRTDEAHKLLIRTVSPVYAETFDVTLCFLSGLPKRYFGDFTISCTSDPQPSLEGTWHRLVPQRFTATGTELRQGENGHLIAGSGDNMIADAVFQARFPAPRQAVTGFLIEVTPFVKPGSPELRVSWNEYRDFCLTEFRVEATLPGTTNIALGCPVTSSHPLWAGMSANVLTDGFPGSFNHPAEAGHGEAFHFGIDLGSVRAIDHLALRGRADGYALDRLTRVRVRLYDQPAESGAAPVWEAMDRADGSHPSAGSIDVLQVAGHAPVRGRYLRLSSDSPVPLSPQLAEVEVYETITPSLVSIKVDGRPMPHENNPRVPPGTSVMTAALSIPGAGLPENLPIRWRLRGLHDDWQSIQGLNVEVHRPPPGNYHLEAQVGHSDGRWDNSMLSLPLTVLAPFWRTPVFYGLSAAACLATAFAILHTLARRRRARELATWQHQSALVEERRRIARDMHDEVGARLSQLALMQDLIIRQHPMPAAAELSLRELAANTRQTVDALDQVVWAVNPLNDTLAGVAEYLPCLATGYLIPLAVHCRLDAPFEWPEVEVRAQVRHEITLAFREALQNIAKHSGAGMVTLTLRYEAPELVIRLADDGRGLPETPAGPGKDGLANMRSRLATIGGVCVIRDREEGGTEVEMRAPLIPSKS
- a CDS encoding beta strand repeat-containing protein, with the protein product MKPTRSIFSRPDSSAFPVVAVLSVTLACASHSSAADLVWTTNATGDFTDASKYVSATAPAATGDTVVANGAYAINYVAGNTHQLASLTLNGSSGGGAFNQSGGDLTLGTLWLGRTSGDAGGASRIPNYNLTGGTVSAGAINWGNGSNSPGVRISVSAGTFGFTGTSMSMGGSTSGSSNINMTGGTFDAGSATTLYLGNGGTGKGTINLAGTSEFNAPAATLVLGQSGNSGSLGTLTLADNSKITTSTVVLGGANASFATNGVINLNGGTLATGSIRRGASSLATGTTALVLHANGGTVKALAHGNNGDFFLGTYVDLVSGGLKFDTGENYIAISNALSGSGGLTKLGPGYLSLGSNSLTYTGDTVVTEGTLTFTNGTLPDTANVSIAGGDVAKLDLAHGIEDAIGTLTLGGVVKPNGVYGSSSSSAPFENQDDTYFSGAGTVRVGPPTAAPRNLAWDGSYNQIWSNFADDTNFLEGSTLVAFKPFDNVTFGNVANPDEFTNLRSVYISTAVQPTSITFNNDTGFDYTISGGSIGGTTGIVKNGTGSVTLGSSASSFLGPIIVNGGRLILGQNKGFGNTSGITIANLAQVDINGRTPGVNHAYTLGGTGPDGTGQIVNSGADVVGAGGVGPVTLTGNTTIGNDGQRFDIGSGGGILTGNSHTLTKVGNNNMAFRGNASGSPIHIVAAGGNIWAEGTDAFGGTTGTLTAKTGTRVGTYGTRSVTTPATLESGSGINNLGNGKGTWSGPLSFAGNITIDSGGTANDQIDLTGPITGTADVTKNGTANVTVSHPSWSGNTTVNGGTLVLSNAELADSGSVSIAATAFLNLPHGLEDTVATFFINGTQMPAGVYGATGNLTAAFTTDRITGAGKLIVTSGPVAGAAYGTWADATITNPAYASLKGRQDDPDTDGFTNLQEFLFGGDPQANTGTLTSITQGGGNLVLRWVQRDSGATYQLLQSATLADNPWSPSAIVPVNSVDQTGLPGGHTRKEAAIPVDGDRKFLRVQGAEN
- a CDS encoding glutaminase family protein, whose amino-acid sequence is MKPKRLTRSAACLMTATTLFSASAFGREKPATENDLIPPSTPLISCDPYFSVWSPGDKLTDVETTHWTGKKQPLTSVIRIDGQAHRVMGASPAGVPALTQKSLTVLPTRSIYTFEGAGISLNLTFTTPALPDDIAVLSRPVTYLTYDFRATDGKEHDVSVFFGAGAELVVNNPDQTVSWSGDIVPGLSVVKMGSTTQKILGSKGDDHRIDWGYAYIAAPQGAAAATGFDRPEKLASNFAAGNTLAKNDGTARADQAGVGIELKALKVGDKPVSTWAMIAYDDIYGIQYNRKNLRAFWRKDGWEAKDLLAASAKEYDALQKKCAAFDEELMGDMAKIGGEQYAKITALAYRQCFAAGKFVADDNGQPLQFSKENHSNGCIATSDIFYPMAPQFLLFGPSLAKSFLAPFMEYAKSDRWKFPFAPHDLGTYPQANGQVYGGGEKTEENQMPVEESGNVLILMAAIAQLEGNADYASLYWPRLEQWAEYLKKEGFDPANQLCTDDFSGHLAHNVNLSAKAICGLGAFATLCELRGEKEKAASYMATAREYAQRWIKDAKDGDHYRLAFDRPGTWSQKYNLVWDKILGLNLFPADVYRTEMDFYLKTQNTYGLALDNRADYSKLDWILWSATLTEDQKDFQALVTPVFRFLNETPDRSPMTDWYQTKTAKKVGFTARPVVGGVFLKALYDKPLWKKYADRDVTKAKGWASMPEYIAPIITNLAPSAEENDSVLWTHTTKKPAEGWEKADFDDSLWNRNPGGFGTSGTPNAKARTEWKSDDIWLRRTVTLPDTLPSGIGIIAHHDEDIEVYINGVLAAGATGFNEGYEIIPFTKDGKAAIKPGKNVIAVHCHQTGGGQYVDVTIADIQPGKKK